In one Thermococcus sp. 2319x1 genomic region, the following are encoded:
- a CDS encoding DNA topoisomerase IV subunit A — MLKREKPKERFSYNPKKVLEKLEEFGKEVLEELKVGRNPFIDVPTRGLSNVYFDEKDRLIKMGNKTSRRYLFHVAHARRFMQTLLIAAYIKRLVAEGKHASLREAYYANKHTIPGTKENTFEDQSESDPIIEDLERMFGVLREEMHITADRRGYVYGDIVIKDGEDEFNASRLGMGGWAVPGTVEHIEFPEINVDYVLVVETAAMADRLIEEKYPKKEKALIVATQGQASRGVRRLIHRLHYEEGLPIIVFTDGDPYGWYIYSTIKQGSINLAYLSEKLATPEAKFVGMTMDDIKKYGLENVTEKLKGIPPNKKGGPTGDYKRIIEEMNYPWFQNKEWQRQLKLALDWGVRIEQQALANKSLEFVARKYLPEKIANEELLP; from the coding sequence ATGCTTAAACGTGAAAAACCTAAGGAACGCTTCAGTTACAATCCTAAAAAAGTCCTTGAAAAGCTTGAGGAATTTGGAAAAGAAGTTCTCGAAGAACTAAAAGTAGGCAGAAATCCCTTTATAGATGTTCCTACAAGAGGCCTCAGCAACGTTTATTTCGATGAAAAAGATCGCTTAATTAAGATGGGCAACAAAACCTCAAGGAGGTATCTCTTCCACGTTGCCCATGCCAGGAGATTTATGCAGACGCTCTTGATAGCGGCATACATAAAGAGATTGGTTGCTGAGGGCAAGCACGCAAGCTTGAGAGAAGCCTATTATGCAAACAAACACACAATCCCCGGTACGAAGGAAAACACCTTCGAAGATCAGAGCGAGAGCGATCCCATAATAGAGGACTTGGAGAGAATGTTCGGTGTTTTAAGGGAAGAGATGCACATAACTGCGGACAGAAGGGGATACGTTTACGGGGATATCGTTATTAAGGATGGGGAAGATGAGTTCAACGCCTCGAGGCTCGGCATGGGTGGATGGGCGGTTCCAGGAACGGTGGAGCACATAGAGTTTCCAGAAATTAACGTGGATTACGTCCTTGTGGTAGAGACTGCCGCTATGGCGGACAGGCTTATAGAAGAAAAGTATCCAAAGAAAGAGAAAGCCCTCATAGTTGCCACTCAAGGACAGGCTTCAAGAGGCGTTAGGAGGCTCATCCACAGGCTTCACTACGAGGAAGGTTTGCCGATAATTGTCTTTACCGATGGTGACCCTTATGGATGGTACATCTACTCTACAATCAAGCAGGGGTCAATAAACCTGGCTTACCTTAGCGAAAAGCTTGCAACGCCAGAGGCAAAGTTCGTTGGCATGACGATGGACGACATCAAGAAATACGGTCTTGAAAACGTTACAGAAAAACTCAAGGGAATTCCGCCGAACAAGAAAGGCGGCCCAACCGGGGATTACAAGCGTATTATAGAGGAGATGAACTACCCGTGGTTCCAGAACAAGGAATGGCAGAGACAGCTTAAATTGGCACTCGATTGGGGGGTTAGGATTGAACAACAGGCATTAGCAAACAAGAGTTTGGAGTTCGTTGCGAGAAAATACCTCCCCGAAAAAATTGCCAATGAGGAACTCCTGCCATGA
- a CDS encoding DUF1699 family protein — MRVEIKARNNDELLRKIEEKLNRDASEVYINLRPTKIVLVKILERAPNVKVIGCPPSLYPKVSKKIIKALNQMGIKLVPMNHARGRPKKYDPATLKLIEELIKSGKTPREISEELNIPLRTVYYIINGR, encoded by the coding sequence ATGAGGGTTGAGATAAAGGCGAGAAATAATGATGAGCTTTTAAGAAAAATAGAGGAGAAGCTTAATAGGGATGCTTCTGAGGTTTACATAAATCTCAGGCCGACCAAGATAGTCCTTGTGAAGATACTTGAGAGGGCTCCAAATGTGAAAGTCATTGGCTGCCCTCCGAGCTTGTACCCAAAGGTCTCCAAAAAAATCATCAAAGCACTTAACCAAATGGGAATTAAGCTTGTTCCTATGAACCACGCCCGAGGAAGACCTAAAAAGTATGATCCGGCTACATTAAAGCTTATTGAAGAACTCATTAAAAGCGGAAAAACGCCCAGGGAGATAAGTGAAGAACTTAACATTCCTCTGAGAACTGTCTACTACATAATAAACGGGCGGTAA
- a CDS encoding DUF530 family protein, which produces MTTTEELIAQINRILDDIKINMGRLFENFDPLYLAFNLNRNLAFLKDLEEELSRRVSEALSYTMSSKRERDPHIRRILLRNHYRMLTLERLRTAITAHKIALATIESSYTFYKGKKIIEVKDITNKEELDSIRIFEKPIKLGRMEILPHLAYSGDVLRILGQKSNKTRDTFKEIKSKLKEKGQIQKKGMRIEVEYWQGGRLKKERVELPVDADIDGELKKRFGQKFRWRLLTYVKTKGVLINSHYTIDNLSLAYASLYPEDGARILALDLFRYYYLTSEKERETIGLYPQMRPCIDCHYSIFDLPFMDEPEFRTGFGSMLIIKKCEVETLLSGKRSEISNIPNYLLGGVVLYGVSPFDEEKVSKLLGIDEEELKEAIEKFVLSGLHMVLFEDTNKFEKFMPKSDKAKQFLELLQG; this is translated from the coding sequence ATGACGACAACTGAAGAGCTTATAGCACAGATAAACAGGATTTTGGACGACATAAAGATAAACATGGGCAGGTTATTTGAGAATTTCGACCCTCTTTATTTAGCTTTTAATTTAAACCGCAATCTTGCCTTCCTTAAAGATTTGGAAGAAGAGCTTTCCCGTAGAGTTAGCGAGGCTCTCTCTTATACAATGTCAAGTAAAAGGGAGCGGGATCCCCATATCAGAAGAATCCTGCTGAGAAATCACTACCGCATGTTGACCCTTGAACGGCTTAGGACAGCAATAACAGCCCATAAAATTGCCCTTGCCACAATAGAATCCAGTTACACCTTTTACAAAGGGAAGAAAATTATTGAAGTTAAAGACATAACCAACAAAGAAGAACTCGATTCAATAAGAATCTTTGAAAAGCCCATTAAGCTTGGAAGAATGGAGATATTGCCTCATTTGGCCTACTCAGGTGATGTTCTTAGAATTCTGGGACAAAAAAGCAACAAAACCAGAGATACCTTTAAGGAAATAAAGTCCAAGCTCAAGGAAAAAGGCCAAATTCAAAAAAAGGGAATGAGAATAGAGGTAGAATACTGGCAGGGAGGAAGGTTAAAGAAAGAGAGAGTTGAGCTTCCTGTAGATGCCGATATAGACGGAGAACTCAAAAAGCGCTTTGGCCAGAAATTTAGGTGGAGACTCTTAACCTACGTGAAAACTAAGGGGGTATTGATAAACAGTCACTATACCATAGATAATCTCTCACTCGCTTATGCTTCACTGTATCCGGAAGACGGGGCCAGAATTCTTGCCTTAGACTTATTCAGATATTATTACCTAACCTCTGAAAAGGAGAGGGAAACTATTGGCCTCTATCCTCAGATGAGGCCTTGTATAGACTGCCATTACTCAATTTTCGATCTGCCGTTTATGGATGAACCAGAGTTCCGTACCGGGTTTGGTAGCATGCTTATTATCAAGAAATGTGAAGTTGAGACCCTCTTAAGCGGGAAGAGGAGCGAGATTTCGAATATTCCCAACTACCTATTGGGCGGAGTTGTTCTGTATGGGGTTAGCCCCTTTGATGAAGAAAAAGTGAGCAAGCTACTTGGGATAGATGAAGAAGAACTCAAAGAAGCTATAGAGAAGTTCGTACTCTCTGGCTTACACATGGTGCTATTTGAAGATACAAACAAATTTGAGAAGTTTATGCCAAAGAGTGATAAGGCAAAACAATTTTTGGAGCTCCTCCAAGGGTGA